The following are from one region of the Populus trichocarpa isolate Nisqually-1 chromosome 8, P.trichocarpa_v4.1, whole genome shotgun sequence genome:
- the LOC18101820 gene encoding uncharacterized protein LOC18101820, protein MNSEDMKRSITGGVKVENDSYYRKSSPAAAAPPGKKIIIKNADMKDDMQKEAVDIAIAAFERNNVEKDVAEHIKKEFDKKHGPTWHCIVGRNFGSYVTHETNHFVYFYLDQKAVLLFKSG, encoded by the exons ATGAACAGTGAAGACATGAAAAGAAGCATCACCGGAGGTGTGAAGGTCGAAAACGACTCTTATTaccggaaatcatcaccggcTGCAGCAGCCCCTCCCGGAAAAAAGATCATCATCAAGAATGCTGACATGAAAGATGACATGCAAAAAGAAGCTGTTGATATAGCCATCGCA gcATTTGAGAGGAACAATGTAGAGAAGGATGTAGCAGAGCATATAAAGAAGGAGTTTGATAAGAAGCATGGACCCACTTGGCATTGCATTGTTGGTCGCAATTTCG GTTCATATGTGACTCATGAGACGAACCACtttgtttatttctatttggACCAGAAAGCTGTTTTGCTATTCAAATCTGGTTGA